In the Arachis ipaensis cultivar K30076 chromosome B04, Araip1.1, whole genome shotgun sequence genome, TAATACTGATGGTGAGGTTGGTGTGGTTCTGACAAATTCCTCACCGTCTCATAAGCAAGGGGAGGCAGGGACTCAAGCCTCTTCAGTTGATTCAATCATTGGCTCATCATCGGCTTCTGAACAGATGAAAAATGACACAATTTCTAATGCCGTAGTTAGAAGTAACAAGGTTGATACCCGTTCATGGAAAACATCGGCTGCCCTTGCCCAAGTTTGGAAGGATGAGCTGAATTCTGGGCGTATCCTGGTATCATTGTTTGAGTTGTTTGGTGAAGACATTCTTCCCTTCATTCAGGCCCCTGAGTTGTATATGTTCTTGTAACTTTGCATGTATTATAGCTTTGCTCACAATTAGATCATGGTTAACCCACAGATATTAATTCCGGGAGCAAACTAACATTGCTCCTTGTCCttgttataaaatataatttttcttttccggTTAATGAAATTTCTAGTTCCTTGTTATCCTTATTCTTTTAGACTTTCGAGATTGCATGATATTTCTTATTGGATTGTGAGTGTCTGAGTGATAACAGTCCAATTGTGAAGTTCAAACAAAAATACAAATATTAGATACTACCGTGAATTAAATCATTATTGTAAGGACATTTTCTTTTTCCTCTATCCTTATTTTGATGTTAGAACTCAAATTAAATTTGTTTTGTTGATACACAGTACAGTATATAACGAGAAAACAACACATTACATTACATTAAAATGTTTCTTTACTTGTATAACTTGTAATCCTTTGAACTTGAGTAGAGTAGTATTAAGCAGATACTTTATTGCACTCCCTTTCAACAGCTTTCTTCAGTAGGCTATCTTCTTCCAAGACCATCTGAACCGGCAAGAATCCCATTCCATCTGCCATGGCAAGCATCATCTGCTTGGTTTCCTTCTTGAATTCTTCAAGATCTACCGTCCCATTCAAGTTGTGGTCGAACTGTATGAACAAGGATTCGTACACGCGAGCAAGCTCATCTGGGTCAGGCTCCACATCAACACCAAAGTGAGTCTCAAACACCCTCAGGCTTTGCAACTCCTTCAACATCTCTGCATAGGAGAGAAGGCCATCGTGGTCTGCATC is a window encoding:
- the LOC107635665 gene encoding uncharacterized protein LOC107635665; this encodes MSVEILDGATIMSFLQDEEAFSVLVGNRFAYLDADHDGLLSYAEMLKELQSLRVFETHFGVDVEPDPDELARVYESLFIQFDHNLNGTVDLEEFKKETKQMMLAMADGMGFLPVQMVLEEDSLLKKAVERECNKVSA